One Thioclava electrotropha DNA segment encodes these proteins:
- a CDS encoding heavy metal translocating P-type ATPase: MSEATFIIDAMHCGACTGRVERALMAQPGVQNASANLMARSAHVEFDGPADLESLKTALDQAGYPGRLKEEMANGPSAAERQMQEARQLKRQFLTALALTAPVFVLAMGAHMIPGMHHLIASTIGMQASWWVQMILTALVLAFPGRVFLRIGVPALLRGSPEMNSLVAMGSLAAFVYSALVTLAPSLLPEAARGVYFEAAATIVTLILLGRWLEARAKGRAGEAISRLIGLQPKTARVQTENGVEERPIEELTPGDILLLAPGERVALDGVIAEGAGHIDESMLTGEPVPVAKSEGDPITGGTVNGESALSYRVTATGGDTVLSRIIAMVEAAQGAKLPVQALVDKVTRVFVPVVMALSLLTFAIWMIAGMGFSHAFVAAISVMIIACPCAMGLATPVSILVGTGRGAELGLLFRRGDALQRLSEVAVVGFDKTGTLTEGHPALTDLEPLADLPETEILALAAGAEARSEHPLARAILAEAETRGIAHAPVKRVKALSGKGLRAQAEGAKLWIGNAGAMEEAGADIAPHAERAKALAAKGRTPVWMSLDDRPVALMALSDPIKPEAREVVDALHKAGKQVAMVTGDTRATAEAVGHDLGIDRIEAEVLPDGKRDAVETLRQIGPVAFVGDGINDAPALAAADVGLAIGTGTDVAIEAAEVVLMRGDPNGVAMALELSRAVMRNIRQNLFWAFAYNVALIPVAMGILVPFGGPGLSPMLAAGAMAFSSVFVVTNALRLRRAPR, translated from the coding sequence ATGAGCGAAGCCACTTTCATCATCGACGCCATGCATTGCGGCGCCTGCACCGGGCGGGTCGAACGCGCGCTCATGGCACAACCCGGCGTGCAAAACGCCTCGGCCAACCTGATGGCGCGCAGTGCCCATGTCGAATTCGACGGGCCTGCCGATCTCGAGAGCCTCAAGACCGCGCTCGACCAGGCGGGCTATCCGGGGCGCCTGAAAGAGGAGATGGCCAACGGCCCCAGCGCCGCCGAGCGCCAGATGCAGGAGGCGCGCCAGCTCAAGCGCCAGTTCCTGACCGCACTTGCGCTGACCGCCCCGGTCTTCGTGCTCGCGATGGGAGCGCATATGATCCCCGGCATGCATCACCTGATCGCCAGCACGATCGGGATGCAGGCTAGCTGGTGGGTGCAGATGATCCTCACCGCGCTGGTGCTGGCCTTCCCCGGCCGCGTCTTTCTGCGCATCGGCGTCCCGGCCCTGCTGCGCGGCTCGCCCGAGATGAATTCGCTCGTCGCGATGGGCTCGCTCGCCGCCTTTGTCTATTCCGCCCTTGTCACGCTTGCGCCCAGCCTTCTGCCAGAGGCCGCGCGGGGCGTCTATTTCGAGGCGGCGGCGACCATCGTCACGCTGATCCTGCTGGGTCGCTGGCTGGAAGCCCGCGCCAAGGGCCGCGCGGGCGAAGCGATCTCGCGGCTGATCGGGCTTCAGCCCAAGACCGCGCGCGTGCAGACCGAAAACGGAGTCGAGGAACGTCCGATCGAGGAACTCACCCCGGGCGACATCCTGCTGCTCGCCCCCGGCGAACGGGTCGCGCTCGACGGGGTAATCGCCGAGGGCGCGGGCCATATCGACGAGAGCATGCTGACGGGCGAGCCCGTCCCCGTCGCGAAATCCGAAGGCGATCCGATCACCGGCGGCACCGTGAACGGCGAATCCGCACTGAGCTACCGCGTCACCGCGACCGGCGGCGACACCGTCCTGTCGCGGATCATCGCGATGGTCGAAGCCGCGCAGGGCGCGAAATTGCCGGTGCAGGCGCTGGTCGACAAGGTCACCCGCGTCTTCGTGCCAGTGGTCATGGCGCTGTCGCTCCTGACCTTCGCGATCTGGATGATCGCGGGCATGGGCTTTTCGCATGCCTTCGTCGCAGCGATCTCGGTGATGATCATCGCCTGCCCCTGCGCGATGGGGCTGGCGACGCCAGTCTCGATTCTCGTGGGCACCGGGCGCGGCGCCGAACTGGGCCTGTTGTTCCGCCGTGGCGACGCGCTGCAACGCCTCTCGGAAGTCGCGGTCGTGGGCTTCGACAAGACCGGGACACTGACCGAAGGCCACCCGGCCCTGACCGATCTCGAACCGCTCGCCGATCTGCCCGAGACGGAAATCCTCGCGCTCGCCGCAGGCGCCGAGGCACGCTCGGAACATCCGCTGGCCCGGGCGATCCTCGCCGAGGCCGAGACGCGCGGCATCGCCCATGCCCCCGTGAAACGCGTCAAGGCGCTGTCCGGCAAGGGGCTGCGCGCGCAGGCCGAAGGGGCCAAGCTCTGGATCGGCAATGCCGGTGCGATGGAAGAGGCAGGCGCGGATATCGCGCCCCACGCCGAGCGTGCGAAGGCGCTGGCCGCGAAAGGCCGAACCCCGGTCTGGATGTCGCTCGACGACCGCCCCGTCGCGCTGATGGCGCTGTCGGATCCGATCAAACCCGAGGCGCGCGAAGTGGTCGACGCCCTGCATAAGGCGGGCAAACAGGTGGCGATGGTCACCGGCGACACGCGCGCCACGGCCGAAGCCGTGGGCCACGATCTCGGCATCGACCGGATCGAGGCCGAAGTATTGCCCGACGGCAAGCGCGACGCGGTCGAGACCCTGCGCCAGATCGGCCCGGTCGCCTTCGTGGGCGACGGCATCAACGATGCCCCTGCGTTGGCGGCCGCCGATGTGGGCCTTGCGATCGGCACCGGCACCGATGTGGCCATCGAGGCCGCCGAGGTCGTGCTGATGCGCGGCGATCCCAACGGCGTCGCGATGGCATTGGAACTGTCGCGCGCGGTGATGCGCAACATCCGGCAGAACCTGTTCTGGGCCTTCGCCTATAACGTCGCGCTGATCCCGGTCGCGATGGGTATTCTCGTGCCCTTCGGCGGACCCGGCTTGTCCCCGATGCTGGCGGCGGGCGCGATGGCGTTTTCCTCGGTCTTCGTGGTCACCAACGCGCTGCGCCTGCGCCGCGCCCCGCGCTGA
- a CDS encoding lytic transglycosylase domain-containing protein — protein sequence MLTRRLFLLSLGALAACGGSPRPMAKPAYALPLHRNETPEIRALINRYSDHYGVPRTLTHRVVQRESRYRADARNGPYYGLMQILPQTARSMGFRGQPHDLLDPDTNLKYAVKYLRGAWLVSDGSEDRAVKWYSRGYYYEAKRRGLLRETGLR from the coding sequence ATGCTGACTCGTCGCCTCTTCCTGCTCTCGCTCGGCGCCCTCGCGGCCTGTGGCGGCTCGCCGCGTCCGATGGCGAAACCGGCCTATGCGCTGCCGCTGCATCGCAACGAAACGCCGGAAATCCGCGCCCTGATCAACCGCTATTCGGACCATTACGGGGTGCCGCGCACCCTCACCCACCGCGTGGTCCAACGCGAGAGCCGCTACCGCGCCGATGCCCGCAACGGCCCCTATTACGGGCTGATGCAGATCCTGCCGCAGACCGCGCGCAGCATGGGGTTTCGCGGCCAACCGCATGACCTGCTCGATCCCGACACGAACCTGAAATACGCGGTGAAATACCTGCGCGGCGCATGGCTTGTCTCGGACGGCTCGGAAGATCGCGCGGTGAAATGGTATTCGCGCGGCTATTACTACGAGGCAAAACGGCGCGGCTTGCTCCGCGAAACCGGGCTGCGCTGA
- a CDS encoding ABC transporter permease encodes MSLALSIARRELRGGIRGFWVMLLCLMLGVAAIASVGLVRSAIERALSDQGAVLLGGDAQYEFTYRRAKPEELQWITDRATAVSEVIDFRSMLSTGTDPADRALTQVKAVDGAYPLTGKLQLDPPVASDALKGQGGLPGIFLDPILADRLGLSPGDKVQLGGQDFVMMARIVREPDSTGTGMGLGPHSIVSLSAIENTPLLSPGSLFEAEYRATLPPDTDLATLKQQAETRFDGAGMRWSDRRRAAPGAERFVQRLGSFLVLVGLAGLAVGGVGISATVAAWIERKAPTIATLRALGATGSTIRAAFLIQLSALGLAGILAGLVLGAGLVLGASGLIERSLPLPVEIGLDPGPLGEAALYGALVAMLFALWPLSRMSKMRAATLYRDTGAGRRLPGWPTLLLTAALLTIIVTVSAWFSGLWTLTLASLGGIAVALLILTLAASLIRWLARRAQHSARGRPVLRAALAAIGGPRSEAHSVILSLGLGLSVLAAVGQVDSGLRGAIDRDLPKVAPAYFVIDIQPDQIQPFTDLLADMPEVTKVESVPMLRGVITKINGEDARKTHGEHWVLRGDRGVTYAETPREKITAGEWWPKDYSGPPLASFSAKEAQEIGLKLGDTITVNILGRDITAKVTSFRDVDFSTGGIGFVLTLDPAALRGAPHTWLATIYAPPSAEAQVMRDLAERFPNITAIRVRDALQRVTDALSAIARATSLAAGVTLLTGFVVLIGAAAAGERERAWEAAMLKTLGATRGAILASFALRSALMGAAAGLVAILFGGLAGWAVVDLVMGAEFHFAPLPALLIVAGGVIATLLAGLVFALRPLAARPAGVLRAPE; translated from the coding sequence ATGAGCCTCGCGCTCTCCATCGCCCGCCGCGAGCTGCGCGGCGGCATTCGCGGCTTCTGGGTGATGCTGCTCTGCCTGATGCTGGGCGTGGCGGCGATCGCCTCGGTCGGTCTGGTGCGCTCGGCCATCGAGCGCGCGCTGTCGGATCAGGGCGCGGTGCTGCTGGGCGGCGACGCGCAATACGAATTCACCTATCGCCGCGCGAAACCCGAGGAGCTGCAATGGATCACCGACCGCGCTACGGCGGTGTCCGAGGTGATCGACTTCCGCTCGATGCTGTCGACCGGCACCGATCCCGCCGACCGCGCGCTGACGCAGGTGAAGGCGGTGGACGGGGCCTATCCGCTGACCGGAAAGCTGCAGCTTGATCCGCCCGTCGCCTCCGATGCGCTGAAGGGGCAAGGCGGTTTGCCGGGGATTTTCCTCGATCCGATCCTCGCCGACCGCCTGGGCCTGAGCCCCGGCGATAAGGTGCAGCTTGGCGGGCAGGATTTCGTGATGATGGCGCGGATCGTGCGCGAGCCGGATTCGACCGGGACGGGGATGGGGCTTGGCCCTCATTCCATCGTCTCGCTGTCGGCCATCGAGAACACGCCGCTCCTCTCGCCGGGCTCGCTTTTCGAGGCGGAATACCGCGCGACGCTACCACCCGACACCGATCTCGCCACCCTGAAACAGCAGGCAGAGACCCGGTTCGATGGCGCGGGCATGCGCTGGTCCGACCGCCGCCGCGCCGCGCCGGGGGCGGAGCGTTTCGTGCAGCGGCTGGGCTCTTTCCTCGTGCTGGTGGGGCTTGCCGGGCTGGCCGTGGGCGGGGTCGGCATCTCTGCCACCGTCGCCGCCTGGATCGAGCGCAAGGCGCCCACCATCGCCACTCTACGCGCGCTCGGCGCGACCGGAAGTACGATCCGCGCAGCGTTCCTGATCCAGCTTTCCGCTCTCGGCCTTGCGGGCATTCTCGCCGGGCTCGTCCTTGGCGCCGGTCTCGTCCTCGGCGCATCCGGGCTGATCGAACGGTCGCTCCCGCTGCCGGTCGAGATCGGCCTCGATCCCGGCCCGCTGGGCGAGGCCGCGCTTTACGGCGCATTGGTCGCGATGCTGTTCGCGCTCTGGCCGCTCTCGCGCATGTCGAAGATGCGCGCGGCGACGCTTTACCGCGACACCGGCGCAGGCCGCCGCCTGCCGGGCTGGCCCACGCTTTTGCTGACGGCGGCGCTTCTGACGATCATCGTCACCGTCTCGGCATGGTTCTCGGGCCTCTGGACTCTGACGCTGGCGAGCCTCGGCGGCATCGCCGTGGCGCTCCTGATCTTGACGCTCGCGGCGAGCCTGATCCGCTGGCTGGCGCGCCGCGCCCAGCATAGCGCCCGAGGCCGCCCCGTGCTGCGCGCAGCCCTTGCCGCGATTGGCGGGCCGCGTTCCGAGGCACACTCGGTCATCCTCTCGCTGGGCCTCGGCCTCTCGGTTCTGGCGGCCGTGGGGCAGGTCGATAGCGGTTTGCGCGGGGCCATCGACCGCGATCTGCCGAAGGTCGCGCCGGCCTATTTCGTGATCGACATCCAGCCCGACCAGATTCAGCCCTTCACCGATCTGCTGGCAGATATGCCCGAGGTGACCAAGGTCGAAAGCGTGCCGATGCTGCGCGGCGTCATCACCAAGATCAACGGCGAGGACGCGCGCAAGACGCATGGCGAGCATTGGGTGCTGCGCGGCGATCGGGGCGTGACCTATGCCGAGACCCCGCGCGAAAAGATCACCGCGGGCGAGTGGTGGCCGAAGGATTATAGCGGCCCGCCGCTGGCCTCCTTCTCGGCCAAGGAGGCGCAGGAGATCGGCCTGAAGCTCGGCGATACGATCACGGTGAATATCCTCGGGCGGGACATCACCGCGAAGGTGACCTCGTTCCGCGACGTGGATTTCTCGACCGGCGGGATCGGTTTCGTCCTGACCCTCGATCCGGCGGCGCTGCGCGGTGCGCCGCATACATGGCTCGCCACGATCTACGCGCCGCCAAGCGCCGAGGCGCAGGTGATGCGCGATCTGGCGGAACGTTTTCCCAATATCACCGCGATCCGGGTGCGCGACGCCCTGCAGCGCGTGACCGATGCGCTCTCGGCCATCGCGCGGGCGACCTCGCTGGCGGCGGGCGTGACGCTGCTTACGGGCTTCGTTGTGCTGATCGGCGCGGCGGCGGCGGGCGAGCGGGAACGCGCCTGGGAGGCCGCGATGCTCAAAACGCTCGGCGCCACGCGCGGGGCGATCCTTGCGAGCTTTGCGCTGCGCTCGGCGCTGATGGGTGCGGCTGCGGGGCTGGTCGCGATCCTGTTTGGCGGGCTCGCGGGCTGGGCCGTGGTCGATCTGGTGATGGGGGCGGAGTTCCATTTCGCCCCGCTCCCCGCGCTTCTGATCGTGGCAGGCGGCGTGATCGCGACGCTGCTGGCCGGTCTCGTCTTCGCGCTGCGCCCGCTCGCAGCCCGGCCTGCGGGGGTGTTGCGCGCGCCTGAATGA